The nucleotide sequence CCTCATATTCCCATCGCAATGCACCAAGATCACGGTAACAGCCCTGCGACCTGCTACAGCGCAATTCGCAACGGTTTTACCAGCGTCATGATGGATGGTTCTTTGGAAGCAGATGCTAAAACTCCTGCAAGCTTCGAGTACAACGTTAGTGTTACTGCTGAAGTGGTGAAAGTTGCTCACTCTGTGGGTGCTAGTGTAGAAGGTGAACTCGGTTGTTTGGGTTCCCTCGAAACCATGAGTGGTGACAAAGAAGATGGACACGGATTTGAAGGGACTCTCTCTAAAGAACAACTGTTAACCGATCCCGATCAAGCTGTTGAATTCGTTGAAGCGACTCAAGTAGACGCTTTAGCAGTGGCGATCGGAACCAGTCACGGGGCTTATAAGTTCAGCCGCAAACCTACTGGTGAAATTCTAGCTATCAGCCGGATCGAAGAAATTCACAACCGCTTACCCAATACTCACCTGGTAATGCACGGTTCTTCCTCTGTTCCCCAAGAATGGCTGGACATGATCAACAAGTTTGGCGGTCAGATCCCTGAAACCTACGGTGTACCCATTGAAGAAATTCAAAAAGGGATCAAGAGTGGTGTTCGTAAGGTAAATATCGATACTGATAACCGTTTAGCGATCACGGCGGCTATTCGTGAAGCGGCATTTAAAGATCCTTCTAACTTCGACCCCCGCCACTTCATGAAGCCTTCTATCAAGTATATGAAGCAAGTGTGTTTGGAACGTTATCAGCAATTCTGGACTGCTGGTAATGCAAGCAAGATCAAGCAAGTTTCTTTAGATGAATTTGCGGCTAAGTACGCTAAAGGTGAACTGTCTTCTACTGGTAAGAAGGCTGTTGCTGTCTAAGTATTAACTTTGATAGAGTAAATTATTTTTATAGCTGGGTGGCTGTTATCAGTTGCCCAGTTTTTCACTTGAGATCGTTATAAATAAAGTTAATAATTTAAAAGATAATTGTAAATTTATATTAAAAAAACTTGCTACTAACTGCTCAATAAAAAGTATTAATTAAGCCGTCATTGGCAGCAGTAGTATAATAGCCTATAGAACCCTTAGCAAAAATTATCAACCCATGAAAATCGAGCATCCTACTCCTCAACCCCCAACCTTGGAAGAACTAAAAGATTTAGAAAAACTGAAAGCCATCATTGAGCGAGCAACGGCTGATGGATTTCTCACTCACTATGAAATGGACACCATTAAACTTGTTATGCGTGCTGACGGACAAATTACCCCACAAGAAATAGAATTGTGCCAGCAATTGATCTGGGATAAAATCTCACGGGGAGAGCTTCAATATGATTGGGAACAATTTTTTTAAGGTGAATTGAATAAGTTTATAAATTTTTAGCTATTACAGGTGTTTTCAATCAATTAAAGATATTATTCAGATCAAATGGTGCGTTATGGTGGATTATTATATCTAGTTTATTTTCAAAACTTCTAGCCGCCTAACGCACCCTACTATTTAATTTCATTTATGACTTAGGAAAAAATTGGGCTTTTAACCAGTCATACCAATCACTCAATCCAACGCCTGTTACAGCCGAAACTTGGAAAATTTGAATCTTAGGATTAACTTGCCGCGCATAATCTAAACATCGCTCAACATCAAACTGCACATAAGGCAAAAGATCAATCTTCGTTAAAATCATCACCTCACTCGCTCGAAACATATGAGGATATTTAATTGGTTTATCTTCTCCCTCCGTCACCGAAAGAATAGCAACCTTTGCCTGTTCCCCTAAATCAAATAAAGCCGGACAGACTAAATTACCAACATTTTCAATCATAACCACCGAATGAGGCGGCGGATCTAATTCCATGTAACCCCTTTCTATCATCTCAGCTTCTAAATGACAGCCTTTACCCGTGTTAATTTGTACCACTTTACAGCCCGTTTTCCCAATTTTTTCGGCATCATTAAGCGTTTCTTGGTCACCTTCAATAACACTGATCGGAATCTCTGACTTTAGGTCTTCAAGAGTACGGGTTAATAGCGTTGTTTTGCCCGCCCCCGGAGAACTCACTAAATTAAGTGCTAAAATATCACGCCCCTTAAACCATCCCCGATTTTGAGCCGCCATCAAATCATTTTTTTGCAGGATATTTTGCTCTAAAGTAATGGTTGTGCCGTGCATTTGAGCATGAATTTGAGTCACTTCAGACGGCGAATGAGGATGCTGATGTTGAGTTTCATAAGGATGAGTATGAGTAATGACACGACCATCTTCTAAAGT is from Gloeothece verrucosa PCC 7822 and encodes:
- the hypB gene encoding hydrogenase nickel incorporation protein HypB, which encodes MCVTCGCSDDSEVTITNPQSGKKTLEEHHHHSHDHHSHTHTLEDGQVITHSHHSHTHTLEDGRVITHTHPYETQHQHPHSPSEVTQIHAQMHGTTITLEQNILQKNDLMAAQNRGWFKGRDILALNLVSSPGAGKTTLLTRTLEDLKSEIPISVIEGDQETLNDAEKIGKTGCKVVQINTGKGCHLEAEMIERGYMELDPPPHSVVMIENVGNLVCPALFDLGEQAKVAILSVTEGEDKPIKYPHMFRASEVMILTKIDLLPYVQFDVERCLDYARQVNPKIQIFQVSAVTGVGLSDWYDWLKAQFFPKS
- the fba gene encoding class II fructose-bisphosphate aldolase (catalyzes the reversible aldol condensation of dihydroxyacetonephosphate and glyceraldehyde 3-phosphate in the Calvin cycle, glycolysis, and/or gluconeogenesis), whose product is MALVPMRLLLDHAAENDYGIPAFNVNNLEQILSIMQAAHETDSPVILQASRGARSYAGENFLRHLILAAAETYPHIPIAMHQDHGNSPATCYSAIRNGFTSVMMDGSLEADAKTPASFEYNVSVTAEVVKVAHSVGASVEGELGCLGSLETMSGDKEDGHGFEGTLSKEQLLTDPDQAVEFVEATQVDALAVAIGTSHGAYKFSRKPTGEILAISRIEEIHNRLPNTHLVMHGSSSVPQEWLDMINKFGGQIPETYGVPIEEIQKGIKSGVRKVNIDTDNRLAITAAIREAAFKDPSNFDPRHFMKPSIKYMKQVCLERYQQFWTAGNASKIKQVSLDEFAAKYAKGELSSTGKKAVAV